The genomic region ATTTTCCAAAAATAGGAATAAGATTCATTTCATACATGACGGATGTGTCTCCTGATATATATAAATTCCCTTCATCTGTATGAAAAAGAAAACCGCCTGGATTTCCTCCATAAGTTCCATCATTAAAAACACTAGAATGAGCAGCCCAAGTATATTTTAATTTTCCAAAAGGAAAAGAGATAAAAGATCCATAATTGATTCCATATGTTTTTATCCCTTTCTTTCCAAAAAAATTAGATATTTCGTAATTAGAAATCACTAAAACATTATGAAATTTATGCGAAAATAATTCCACATCACATACATGATCATAATGTGCATGAGTTAATAAAATATAATCTATTTTTTTAAAAAATTTTAAAAAATTTTTTTTTCTATTTCTAAAAATAGGATTTTCAGAAAAAAAAGGATCTATTAATATAGATTTACCGTGTATTTCTAACATGCATGTACTATGAGAAAAAAAAGTAATTTTCATAATTTTATTATAATTTATAATCCGATGCTAAATACATATAAAAAAGTAAGTATTACCAATTTTTTCAACTCTAAATTGAATAATTTTTTTTCTTTTATTAAAATTATTTTTCTAATATGAAATATTAGAAGAATAGAAATAAAAATGAAAAATAACCATTGATAAGTATTTTTTTGATTTAAAAATATAAAATATCCACCAAAAAATATTGAAAATAATATAATAAATACATGATATAATTTAGCGTATTTTATCCCTAACCATACAGCCATTGTGTATTTTCCACTTTCGTAATCATTTTCTAAATCTCTCATATTATTCACATTCAAAACTCCTACATTTAAAAATCCTATAGATAAAGAAAGAAAAAACATATCCATACACAAAGTATGTGTATATAAAAAAGAACTTCCTCCTACTGAAAAAAAACCAAAACAAATCATAACAAATAAATCGCCCATTCCTACCTTATGTCCATAAGGATAATCACCAATAGAATACTTTATAGAGCTATATATACATATAAAAATTCCTATAAAATATAGGAAAAAAATAAAAATGTTTTTAATGCTATTATAAAGCAATGTAACTCCTGATAAAAAAGATAATATGGATAATATAAAGATTGCTTTTTTCATTTCTGATAAAGAAATCAAACCACGCTGTATTGTTCTTTTAGGCCCTATTCGTTTGATATTATCGACTCCTGTAATACTATCTCCATAATCATTTGAAAAATTAGCCAATATTTGTAATAATAAAGCAGTAATAATACATAAAATATATGATGTAGTTATACATTCATTTGTTCTGGATTTAGATATAAGATAACTTAAAGTTATTCCAGAAAAAGATAAGGGTAAAGTATGAATACGTGCTGCATAAATCCAATGTTTTAATTTCATAAAAATTTAGGAAATTTTTTAAAATTTGGAGATCTTTTTTCTAAAAACGCTTTTTTTCCTTCTTGAGACTCTTCCATCAAATAAAACATTAAAGTAGCATCTCCTGTTAATTGCATTAATCCATGTTGTCCATCCAATTCTGCATTTAAACTACGTTTTATCATTCTTAAAGACATGGGGCTTCTTTTTTGTATAATCTTGCACCATTCTATGGTTTTTTTTTCTAACTCATTTCTTTTTACAACTTTGTTAATCAACCCCATATCTAAAGCTTCTTTAGCGGTATATTTTTTACATAAAAACCACATTTCTCGTGTTTTTTTTTGTCCAATATGACGAGCTAAATATGAACATCCGAAACCTCCATCAAAAGAACCTACTTTTGGACCTACTTGACTAAAAATAGCATTATCTGAAGCTATAGTTAAATCACAAACAACATGTAAAACATGTCCTCCTCCTATGGCATAACCATTAACCATGGCTATAACTGGTTTAGGAATTTCTCTTATTTTTTTATAAAAATCCAAAATATTCAATCTTGGAATTCCATTCTTATCTAAATATCCACCCATTCCTCTTGTAGTTTGATCTCCTCCAGAACAAAAAGATTTTTCACCAGAACCTGTTATAATTAATACATCTATATCTTTTCTGTTATTACATATATTTATAGCGTCTATCATTTCATTGACCGTTTCTACACGGAATGCATTATGACACCATGGCCTGTTAATTTCTATTTTTGAAATTCCTTCTCCAAAAGAAAATAAAATATCTTCATATTTTTTAACTGGAATCCAGTCTATAGTATAATTCATAATAAAAAAATTAAAAATTGATGTTTATTTTTACAAAATAACAAAAAAAAGAGATTTTATTATGTTATGTATCGTAATATGTTATCTATATCTATAGGAGTTTTGATAAGTATAGTGGAAATACTTTATGCTATTAAATTTTTGAAAAAATGGTTTATAGAAATAGAACTTATTCCATTAAGAAAATTCAAATATATTTTGATTAAAGCTCCCACTGAATTTTTTATAGTCCTGATTTTTTTTTATGCTTTTAGTGCTTTATTAGGAGGAATCATAACAGCTTTTATTGCGAAAAATGCAAAAAAAGCTTATTCTATATTGACAGGTTTTATTCTATTTTTCATAGCATTATTTCATATATTCTTTTATCCATTTCCACTATGGTTTAAAATAATAATATTACCCCTTTTTTTTCCTTTTTCATATATAGGAGGAAATTTTATAGAATTTTTACAAAGAAAAAAATGGATCAATTAATAAATAAATAAATCCAAATATATATCCAATCAAGGCTATCCAGCTAATTTTTTTTAAGTACCAAAAAAAATCTATTTTTTCCATACTCATAGTTGCTACTCCTGCAGCAGATCCTATCAGTAAAATACTTCCTCCAGTTCCAGAAACATAAGCTATAAAGTGCCATAGATCATGATTAATAGGATAAGAAAACATAGCTATAGTAGCAGCTACTAAAGGTACGTTATCTATGATGGAAGAAATCAACCCCAATAAAAAAGTAGTTATTTTCCACGTGTAAACTGTTTCATGAATCCAATGAGATAGATGATCTAATTTTCCTATAGCTTCCAAAGCAGAAACAGAAAGTAAAATACTCAAGAAAAATAAAATACTAGAGATATCTATTTTTTTGAAAATATCATCAAAAATAGATTTTGATTTATATTTTTTTGATGCTATAAAAAGCATAATCCCTAAAGAAAACATCATCCCCATATATGGAGGAATTCCTATTATAGTTTTAAAAATAGGAACAAGTAATATGAGAAATAAACCTATTTTTAACATAAAAAAACCTCTTTTTAGTGAATCTTTTGAAAGATTCCCATTTTTATTTATTTGAATATATCCATTGAAAATAGGGATGTAAGAAGCTATTAAAGTAGAAATAACCATACATAATACGGATGGTATAAATATTTTTTTTATTAGATAAATTGTAGTTACTTTATTAGAAATCCACAACATAGTTGTGGTTATGTCTCCAATTGGAGACCAAACACCTCCTGCATTAGCAGATATAATAACTAATCCTAAATAATATAAACGATCCTTATAACTGATAACTATTTTTCTCAAAAGAGAAATTATAACCATAGTGGCTGTAATATTATCTATGATAGCAGATAATAAAAAAGAAGCTATACTTATAATCCATAAAAATTCACGTTTTGTTTTTTTTGTAGAAAAAAGCTCTTTTAAAGCCTCAAATCCAGAATATTTTTCGATAATGGATATAATAGACATAGATCCCACAATAAAAAA from Blattabacterium cuenoti harbors:
- the menA gene encoding 1,4-dihydroxy-2-naphthoate octaprenyltransferase, whose translation is MKLKHWIYAARIHTLPLSFSGITLSYLISKSRTNECITTSYILCIITALLLQILANFSNDYGDSITGVDNIKRIGPKRTIQRGLISLSEMKKAIFILSILSFLSGVTLLYNSIKNIFIFFLYFIGIFICIYSSIKYSIGDYPYGHKVGMGDLFVMICFGFFSVGGSSFLYTHTLCMDMFFLSLSIGFLNVGVLNVNNMRDLENDYESGKYTMAVWLGIKYAKLYHVFIILFSIFFGGYFIFLNQKNTYQWLFFIFISILLIFHIRKIILIKEKKLFNLELKKLVILTFLYVFSIGL
- a CDS encoding metal-dependent hydrolase, whose protein sequence is MKITFFSHSTCMLEIHGKSILIDPFFSENPIFRNRKKNFLKFFKKIDYILLTHAHYDHVCDVELFSHKFHNVLVISNYEISNFFGKKGIKTYGINYGSFISFPFGKLKYTWAAHSSVFNDGTYGGNPGGFLFHTDEGNLYISGDTSVMYEMNLIPIFGKLKLSILPIGGKYTMDIEEAIMASDFLKSEKILGVHYDTFEDIRIDREEAKKKFYEKGKELILLEQEKTIHI
- the menB gene encoding 1,4-dihydroxy-2-naphthoyl-CoA synthase, whose translation is MNYTIDWIPVKKYEDILFSFGEGISKIEINRPWCHNAFRVETVNEMIDAINICNNRKDIDVLIITGSGEKSFCSGGDQTTRGMGGYLDKNGIPRLNILDFYKKIREIPKPVIAMVNGYAIGGGHVLHVVCDLTIASDNAIFSQVGPKVGSFDGGFGCSYLARHIGQKKTREMWFLCKKYTAKEALDMGLINKVVKRNELEKKTIEWCKIIQKRSPMSLRMIKRSLNAELDGQHGLMQLTGDATLMFYLMEESQEGKKAFLEKRSPNFKKFPKFL
- a CDS encoding SLC13 family permease; its protein translation is MVILIFILGYLLITLEDFFSVNKVISSILMATICWSLILFLNIPVYEYELDQQLILRKNPKYLLLLHLGKASEIIFFIVGSMSIISIIEKYSGFEALKELFSTKKTKREFLWIISIASFLLSAIIDNITATMVIISLLRKIVISYKDRLYYLGLVIISANAGGVWSPIGDITTTMLWISNKVTTIYLIKKIFIPSVLCMVISTLIASYIPIFNGYIQINKNGNLSKDSLKRGFFMLKIGLFLILLVPIFKTIIGIPPYMGMMFSLGIMLFIASKKYKSKSIFDDIFKKIDISSILFFLSILLSVSALEAIGKLDHLSHWIHETVYTWKITTFLLGLISSIIDNVPLVAATIAMFSYPINHDLWHFIAYVSGTGGSILLIGSAAGVATMSMEKIDFFWYLKKISWIALIGYIFGFIYLLIDPFFSL